In one Bordetella pertussis 18323 genomic region, the following are encoded:
- a CDS encoding lipoprotein, whose protein sequence is MPPIRRPIGRALRLAGAGMLLAALAACANLNQVPPGTPLADVQAQFGAPNFACDLPNGGQRVIWTQQPYGQFAWGANVGPDGRVDRVVEVLTDEHFKVLGTGTWTADQVRCEFGPPAEIKQVGLPSVRQVVWSYRYRESRVWNSLMYVYMGREGDRVTRFHPGPDPMYDEDWRWH, encoded by the coding sequence ATGCCCCCGATTCGCCGCCCCATCGGCCGCGCCCTGCGCCTGGCCGGCGCGGGCATGCTGCTGGCCGCCCTGGCCGCCTGCGCCAACCTGAACCAGGTGCCGCCCGGCACGCCCCTGGCCGACGTGCAGGCGCAATTCGGCGCGCCCAATTTCGCCTGCGATCTGCCCAATGGCGGGCAGCGGGTGATCTGGACCCAGCAGCCATACGGCCAGTTCGCCTGGGGCGCCAACGTAGGCCCCGACGGGCGCGTCGACCGCGTCGTCGAGGTGCTGACCGACGAGCATTTCAAGGTGCTGGGCACCGGCACCTGGACGGCCGACCAGGTGCGCTGCGAATTCGGCCCGCCAGCCGAGATCAAGCAGGTCGGCCTGCCCAGCGTGCGCCAGGTGGTGTGGTCGTACCGCTACCGCGAATCGCGGGTCTGGAATTCGCTGATGTACGTGTACATGGGCCGCGAGGGAGACCGCGTCACGCGCTTTCATCCCGGGCCGGACCCGATGTACGACGAAGACTGGCGCTGGCACTGA
- the rpsO gene encoding 30S ribosomal protein S15 — MSVADIKKSEIVAQFQRAQGDTGSPEVQVALLTARINELTGHFKEHMKDHHSRRGLLRMVSRRRKLLDYLKGRNPDSYRALIEKLGLRK, encoded by the coding sequence ATGTCTGTAGCTGACATCAAAAAATCCGAAATCGTCGCGCAATTCCAACGCGCTCAAGGCGATACCGGCTCCCCTGAAGTTCAGGTGGCACTGCTTACCGCTCGCATCAACGAACTGACCGGTCACTTCAAAGAACACATGAAGGACCACCACTCGCGCCGCGGCCTGCTGCGCATGGTCAGCCGTCGTCGCAAGCTGCTCGACTATCTCAAGGGCCGCAATCCCGATTCGTACCGCGCACTGATCGAAAAACTCGGTCTGCGCAAGTGA
- a CDS encoding acetolactate synthase 3 catalytic subunit: MRAGSAQACRAGTERKDNMELNGADIVVRCLAEEGVEHVFGYPGGAVLYIYDAIFKQDKFQHILVRHEQAAVHAADAYSRASQKVGVCLVTSGPGVTNAVTGIATAYMDSIPMVIISGQVPTAAIGEDAFQECDTVGITRPCVKHNFLVRDVKDLAETMRRAFFIARTGRPGPVLVDIPKDITVAQCKYAPPKGEISMRSYAPVNKGHQGQIKKAVQMLLHAERPMIYTGGGVILSDAAEALRHLVDQTGAPCTNTLMGLGAMPATDHRFLGMPGMHGTYEANMAMQHCDVLLAIGARFDDRVIGNPRHFAQNARKIIHIDIDPSSISKRVRVDVPIVGNVKDVLADLSAQYDLARADAKPAPIEKWWQQIEAWRGKECLKYAGSDEVIKPQFVVEKLWEVTGGDAFVTSDVGQHQMWAAQYYKFNKPRRWINSGGLGTMGVGLPYAMGVQMANPGADIAVITGEASIQMNIQELSTCHQYHLTPKIICLNNRFLGMVRQWQQIDYGSRYSESYMDSLPDFVKVAEAYGHVGLRIERPADVEPALREAFKKHKDRLVFLDFITDRTENVWPMVKAGRGLTEMLLGSEDL; this comes from the coding sequence CCGGGCGGGCAGCGCTCAGGCGTGCAGGGCCGGTACTGAAAGGAAAGACAACATGGAACTCAATGGCGCCGACATCGTCGTGCGCTGCCTGGCCGAAGAAGGCGTGGAACACGTTTTCGGCTACCCTGGCGGCGCGGTGCTTTACATCTACGACGCGATTTTCAAGCAGGACAAATTCCAGCACATTCTGGTGCGTCACGAGCAGGCTGCCGTGCACGCCGCCGACGCGTACTCGCGCGCCTCGCAGAAAGTGGGCGTATGCCTGGTGACCAGCGGTCCGGGCGTCACCAATGCCGTCACCGGCATCGCCACCGCCTACATGGACTCCATCCCCATGGTCATCATCAGCGGCCAGGTGCCGACTGCGGCCATCGGCGAGGATGCCTTCCAGGAATGCGACACCGTGGGCATCACGCGTCCCTGCGTCAAGCACAACTTCCTGGTGCGCGACGTCAAGGACCTGGCCGAGACCATGCGCCGTGCCTTCTTCATCGCCCGCACCGGCCGTCCCGGCCCCGTGCTGGTCGATATCCCGAAGGACATCACCGTCGCGCAGTGCAAGTACGCGCCGCCCAAGGGCGAGATCTCGATGCGCTCGTACGCGCCGGTGAACAAGGGGCACCAGGGCCAGATCAAGAAGGCCGTGCAGATGCTGCTGCACGCCGAGCGTCCCATGATCTACACGGGCGGCGGCGTGATCCTGTCCGATGCCGCCGAGGCCTTGCGCCACCTGGTGGACCAGACCGGCGCGCCGTGCACCAACACCCTGATGGGCCTGGGCGCGATGCCGGCCACCGACCACCGCTTCCTGGGCATGCCCGGCATGCACGGCACCTACGAGGCGAACATGGCGATGCAGCACTGCGACGTGCTGCTGGCCATCGGGGCGCGCTTCGATGACCGCGTCATCGGCAATCCGCGCCATTTCGCGCAGAACGCGCGCAAGATCATCCACATCGACATCGATCCCTCGTCGATCTCCAAGCGCGTGCGCGTCGACGTGCCCATCGTCGGCAACGTCAAGGACGTACTGGCCGATCTGAGCGCCCAGTACGACCTGGCGCGCGCCGACGCCAAGCCGGCGCCGATCGAGAAGTGGTGGCAGCAGATCGAGGCCTGGCGCGGCAAGGAGTGCCTGAAGTACGCCGGCTCCGACGAGGTCATCAAGCCTCAGTTCGTGGTCGAGAAACTGTGGGAAGTGACCGGAGGCGACGCCTTCGTGACCTCCGACGTCGGCCAGCACCAGATGTGGGCCGCGCAGTACTACAAGTTCAACAAGCCGCGCCGCTGGATCAACTCCGGCGGCCTGGGCACCATGGGCGTGGGGCTGCCCTATGCCATGGGCGTGCAGATGGCCAATCCGGGCGCCGACATCGCCGTGATCACCGGCGAGGCGTCGATCCAGATGAACATCCAGGAATTGTCCACCTGCCACCAGTACCACCTGACGCCCAAGATCATCTGCCTGAACAACCGTTTCCTGGGCATGGTGCGCCAGTGGCAGCAGATCGACTACGGCTCGCGCTATTCCGAGTCGTACATGGATTCGCTGCCGGATTTCGTCAAGGTCGCCGAGGCCTATGGCCACGTCGGCCTGCGCATCGAGCGGCCCGCCGACGTCGAGCCGGCGCTGCGCGAAGCATTCAAGAAGCACAAGGATCGCCTGGTCTTCCTGGACTTCATCACCGACCGCACCGAAAACGTGTGGCCCATGGTGAAGGCCGGCCGCGGGCTGACCGAGATGCTGCTCGGTTCCGAGGATCTGTAA
- the ilvC gene encoding ketol-acid reductoisomerase, with protein sequence MKVFYDKDCDLSLVKGKTVAIIGYGSQGHAHALNLHDSGVKVVVGLRKGGASWNKAANAGLEVAEVAEAVKRADIVMMLLPDENIAAVYRDEVHANIKAGAALAFAHGFNVHYGQVVPREDIDVIMVAPKAPGHTVRSTYSQGGGVPHLIAVYQDKSGSARDVALSYASANGGGRAGIIETNFREETETDLFGEQAVLCGGTVELIKAGFDTLVEAGYAPEMAYFECLHELKLIVDLIYEGGIANMNYSISNNAEFGEYETGPKVVTDATRQAMRECLTAIQTGEYAKKFILENAAGAPTLTSRRRINAESQIEQVGGKLRAMMPWIAANKLVDKAKN encoded by the coding sequence ATGAAAGTTTTCTACGACAAAGACTGCGATCTCTCCCTGGTCAAGGGCAAAACCGTCGCCATCATCGGCTACGGCTCGCAAGGCCACGCCCACGCGCTGAACCTGCATGATTCGGGCGTCAAGGTCGTGGTGGGCCTGCGCAAGGGCGGCGCCTCGTGGAACAAGGCCGCCAACGCCGGCCTGGAAGTCGCCGAAGTGGCCGAGGCCGTCAAGCGCGCCGACATCGTCATGATGCTGCTGCCCGACGAGAACATCGCCGCCGTCTACCGCGACGAAGTGCACGCCAACATCAAGGCCGGCGCCGCGCTGGCCTTCGCCCACGGCTTCAACGTGCACTACGGCCAGGTCGTGCCGCGCGAAGACATCGACGTCATCATGGTGGCGCCCAAGGCCCCGGGCCACACCGTGCGCTCGACCTACAGCCAGGGCGGCGGCGTTCCGCACCTGATCGCCGTCTACCAGGACAAGTCGGGCAGCGCCCGCGACGTGGCCCTGTCGTACGCCAGCGCCAACGGCGGCGGTCGTGCCGGCATCATCGAGACCAACTTCCGCGAAGAGACCGAGACCGACCTGTTCGGCGAACAGGCCGTGCTGTGCGGCGGCACCGTCGAGCTGATCAAGGCCGGCTTCGACACGCTGGTGGAAGCCGGCTACGCGCCCGAAATGGCCTATTTCGAGTGCCTGCACGAGCTCAAGCTGATCGTCGACCTGATCTACGAAGGCGGCATCGCCAACATGAACTACTCGATCTCGAACAACGCCGAATTCGGCGAGTACGAGACCGGCCCGAAGGTCGTGACCGACGCGACCCGCCAGGCGATGCGCGAGTGCCTGACGGCCATCCAGACCGGCGAATACGCCAAGAAGTTCATCCTGGAAAACGCCGCCGGCGCCCCGACCCTGACCTCGCGCCGCCGCATCAACGCGGAATCGCAGATCGAGCAGGTCGGCGGCAAGCTGCGCGCCATGATGCCCTGGATCGCCGCCAACAAGCTGGTGGACAAGGCCAAGAACTAA
- the pssA gene encoding CDP-diacylglycerol--serine O-phosphatidyltransferase, with amino-acid sequence MPNFSMRDPENRHRSIYLLPNAFTTAALFAGFYAVVQAMNDRFETAAIAIFVAMVLDGMDGRVARLTNTQSAFGEQYDSLSDMTSFGVAPALVIYEWILQDLGRWGWLAAFVYVAGAALRLARFNTNIAVVDKRFFQGLPSPAAAALVAGFVWLAIDNKLPIHDSIMAWVAFVLTMYAGVAMVSNASFFSGKNFALGRSVPFWGILLVVAVFVFVSSDPPVVLFGLFVLYGLSGWVVMAWRWNRARRLQQERRSGHHSP; translated from the coding sequence ATGCCCAATTTCTCCATGCGCGATCCCGAAAATCGCCATCGCAGCATCTACCTGCTGCCCAATGCCTTCACCACGGCGGCCCTGTTCGCGGGGTTCTACGCCGTCGTGCAGGCCATGAACGACCGCTTCGAGACCGCGGCCATCGCCATCTTCGTGGCCATGGTGCTCGACGGCATGGACGGCCGGGTGGCGCGCCTGACCAACACCCAGTCGGCCTTCGGCGAGCAATACGATTCGCTGTCCGACATGACCTCCTTCGGCGTCGCGCCCGCGCTGGTCATCTACGAATGGATCCTGCAGGACCTCGGCCGCTGGGGCTGGCTGGCCGCCTTCGTGTACGTCGCCGGCGCGGCCTTGCGCCTGGCGCGCTTCAACACCAACATCGCGGTGGTCGACAAGCGCTTCTTCCAGGGGCTGCCCAGCCCCGCTGCCGCGGCGCTGGTGGCCGGCTTCGTCTGGCTGGCCATCGACAACAAACTGCCCATCCACGACAGCATCATGGCCTGGGTGGCCTTTGTCCTGACGATGTACGCCGGCGTGGCGATGGTCAGCAACGCCTCGTTTTTCAGCGGCAAGAACTTCGCCTTGGGCCGCAGCGTGCCGTTCTGGGGCATCCTGCTGGTGGTGGCCGTGTTCGTGTTCGTCTCCAGCGATCCGCCGGTGGTGCTGTTCGGCCTGTTCGTGCTTTATGGCCTGTCGGGCTGGGTGGTGATGGCATGGCGCTGGAACCGCGCCCGCAGGCTGCAGCAGGAGCGCCGCAGCGGCCATCATTCTCCGTGA
- the pnp gene encoding polyribonucleotide nucleotidyltransferase: MFNKVTKTFQYGQHSVVLETGEMARQASGAVLVSVEDTVVLATVVAAKKAKAGQDFFPLTVDYIEKTYAAGRIPGGFFKREGKPSEKETLTSRLIDRPLRPLFPEGFYNDVQVVIHTLSVNPDIDPDIPAMIGASAALAISGIPFNGPIGAARVGYVDGQYVLNPTATQLKSSKMDLVVAGTENAVLMVESEAKQLSEEIMLGGVVFGHEQMQAAINAIHDLVRDAGKPDWDWQPAPKNEALIAAVSAAAQEGLNAAYQIREKQARTTKLREVYAAVQAAMAEQAAQAGQPAPDSVGVDNILFDLEARIVRSQILNGEPRIDGRDTRTVRPISIRLGVLPRAHGSALFTRGETQALVVATLGTKQDEQIIDALMGEYRDRFMLHYNMPPFATGETGRIGVPKRREIGHGRLAKRALLPLLPAPEDFQYTIRLVSEITESNGSSSMASVCGGSLAMMDAGVPTNDHVAGVAMGLILDSGKFAVLTDILGDEDHLGDMDFKVAGTETGITALQMDIKIQGITKEIMQVALAQAREGRLHILGKMRDALEGSRTELSAFAPRMLTIKINPEKIRDVIGKGGATIRALTEETGTQIDISDDGTIVIASVDETQAKEAQRRIVELTADVEVGQIYDGSVLRLLDFGAIVQVLPGRDGLLHISEIANYRIANINDVLKVGQPVRVKVIEADDKGRLRLSIKAIGGIEQQQSGTAEPAAQSEPQAE; the protein is encoded by the coding sequence ATGTTCAATAAAGTGACCAAGACCTTCCAGTACGGCCAGCATTCGGTCGTGTTGGAAACCGGCGAGATGGCTCGCCAGGCGTCCGGCGCGGTGCTAGTGTCCGTGGAGGACACCGTCGTGCTGGCAACGGTCGTGGCGGCCAAGAAAGCCAAGGCCGGCCAGGACTTTTTTCCGCTGACCGTCGACTACATCGAGAAGACCTACGCCGCCGGCCGCATCCCGGGCGGTTTCTTCAAGCGCGAAGGCAAGCCCTCCGAAAAGGAAACGCTGACCTCGCGCCTGATCGACCGTCCGCTGCGTCCGCTGTTCCCGGAAGGCTTCTATAACGACGTGCAAGTGGTCATCCACACGCTGTCGGTCAATCCGGACATCGATCCCGACATTCCCGCCATGATCGGCGCCTCGGCCGCGCTGGCCATCTCGGGCATCCCGTTCAACGGCCCCATCGGCGCCGCCCGCGTCGGCTATGTCGACGGCCAGTACGTGCTCAACCCCACCGCGACGCAACTGAAGTCGTCCAAGATGGACCTGGTGGTGGCCGGCACCGAGAACGCCGTGCTGATGGTCGAATCCGAGGCGAAGCAGCTGTCCGAGGAAATCATGCTGGGCGGCGTGGTGTTCGGCCACGAGCAGATGCAGGCCGCCATCAACGCCATCCATGACCTGGTGCGCGATGCCGGCAAGCCCGACTGGGACTGGCAACCCGCCCCCAAGAACGAAGCGCTGATCGCCGCCGTGAGCGCCGCCGCCCAGGAAGGGCTGAACGCCGCCTACCAGATCCGCGAAAAGCAGGCCCGCACCACCAAGCTGCGCGAAGTCTACGCCGCCGTGCAGGCGGCCATGGCCGAACAGGCCGCGCAGGCTGGCCAGCCCGCGCCCGACAGCGTCGGCGTGGACAACATCCTGTTCGACCTGGAAGCGCGCATCGTGCGCAGCCAGATCCTCAACGGCGAGCCGCGCATCGACGGCCGCGACACCCGCACCGTGCGTCCGATCAGCATCCGCCTGGGCGTGCTGCCGCGCGCGCACGGCAGCGCGCTGTTCACCCGCGGCGAAACGCAGGCGCTGGTGGTGGCCACGCTGGGCACCAAGCAGGATGAGCAGATCATCGACGCCCTGATGGGCGAGTACCGCGACCGCTTCATGCTGCACTACAACATGCCGCCGTTCGCCACCGGCGAAACCGGCCGCATCGGCGTGCCCAAGCGCCGCGAAATCGGCCATGGCCGCCTGGCCAAGCGCGCGCTGCTGCCGCTGCTGCCGGCCCCGGAAGACTTCCAGTACACCATCCGCCTGGTGTCCGAGATCACCGAATCCAACGGCTCCTCGTCGATGGCCTCGGTGTGCGGCGGTTCGCTGGCCATGATGGACGCCGGCGTGCCCACCAACGATCACGTGGCCGGCGTGGCCATGGGCCTGATCCTGGACAGCGGCAAGTTCGCCGTGCTGACCGACATCCTGGGCGACGAAGACCACCTGGGCGACATGGACTTCAAGGTGGCGGGTACCGAAACCGGTATCACGGCGCTGCAGATGGACATCAAGATCCAGGGCATCACCAAGGAAATCATGCAGGTCGCGCTGGCCCAGGCCCGCGAAGGCCGCCTGCACATCCTCGGCAAGATGCGCGACGCGCTGGAAGGCTCACGTACCGAGCTGTCGGCGTTCGCGCCGCGCATGCTGACCATCAAGATCAACCCCGAGAAGATCCGCGACGTGATCGGCAAGGGCGGCGCCACCATCCGTGCGCTGACCGAGGAAACCGGCACGCAGATCGATATCTCGGACGACGGCACCATCGTGATCGCCAGCGTGGACGAGACCCAGGCCAAGGAAGCCCAGCGCCGCATCGTCGAACTGACCGCTGACGTCGAAGTGGGCCAGATCTACGACGGCTCGGTGCTGCGCCTGCTGGATTTCGGCGCCATCGTGCAAGTGCTGCCGGGCCGCGACGGCCTGCTGCACATCTCCGAGATCGCCAACTACCGCATCGCCAACATCAACGATGTGCTGAAGGTTGGCCAGCCGGTCCGCGTCAAGGTCATCGAGGCCGACGACAAGGGCCGCCTGCGCCTGTCGATCAAGGCGATCGGCGGCATCGAGCAGCAGCAGTCCGGTACGGCCGAGCCGGCCGCCCAGTCGGAGCCGCAAGCCGAATAA
- the ilvN gene encoding acetolactate synthase small subunit — protein MKHVISVLMENEPGALSRVVGLFSARGYNIETLTVAPTEDATLSRLTVVTVGSDEVIEQITKHLNRLVDVVKVVDLTEGAHIERELMLIKVRAVGKEREEMKRMADIFRGRIIDVTDKSYTIELTGVQEKIQAFIEALDRSAILETVRTGVSGIGRGERILKI, from the coding sequence ATGAAACACGTGATTTCTGTGCTGATGGAAAACGAACCCGGCGCGCTGTCGCGCGTGGTCGGCCTGTTCTCCGCGCGCGGCTACAACATCGAGACGCTGACCGTGGCGCCCACCGAGGACGCGACCCTGTCGCGCCTGACCGTGGTGACCGTCGGTTCGGACGAGGTCATCGAACAGATCACCAAGCACCTCAATCGCCTGGTCGACGTGGTCAAGGTCGTGGACCTCACCGAAGGCGCGCACATCGAGCGCGAGCTCATGCTGATCAAGGTGCGGGCAGTGGGCAAGGAGCGCGAGGAAATGAAGCGCATGGCGGATATCTTCCGCGGGCGCATCATCGACGTCACCGACAAGTCCTACACGATCGAGCTGACCGGCGTTCAGGAGAAAATCCAGGCTTTCATCGAAGCCCTCGACCGCAGTGCCATCCTGGAAACCGTGCGCACCGGCGTGTCCGGCATCGGGCGCGGCGAACGGATACTGAAAATCTGA